ACCAGATAGCTGTTGTGCAGCGGTGTGGGATTCTTTCCGATCGCCAGATGTCCGAACAGCCGCTCGAACTCGTCGGCCCTGGCGATATCGTAATAATTGAACAGGGTGGACAGAAGCAGGCTTTTCCCGAATCGCCGAGGACGAATGAACAGTAGGTATTTTCCGGTTTCCAGAAGCGGGATGCAGCCGGTTCGATCGCAGTAGAAATACCCCTGTGAGATAATTTCTCGAAAATCAGAGATACCGTAAG
The genomic region above belongs to Desulfatirhabdium butyrativorans DSM 18734 and contains:
- a CDS encoding AAA family ATPase, producing MKFPYGISDFREIISQGYFYCDRTGCIPLLETGKYLLFIRPRRFGKSLLLSTLFNYYDIARADEFERLFGHLAIGKNPTPLHNSYLV